A part of Pseudomonas sp. HR96 genomic DNA contains:
- a CDS encoding MDR family oxidoreductase, whose translation MFNAIVIDKADPANPGDKSTRSTLTRLDDAQLPQGEVTVRVDYSTLNYKDALAITGRSPIARILPLVPGIDLAGIVEHSSDPRYAPGDAVLLNGWGVGESHWGGLAGKARVKADWLIPLPAGISARQAMAIGTAGYTSMLCIIALERAGLRPQAGPVLVTGANGGVGSIAIALLAAAGYQVIAATGRPQESEHLQRLGASEVIDRASLSEPGRALGKERWAAAVDSVGSHTLANVCAQTHSDGWVAACGLAQGMDFPGSVAPFILRGVSLLGINSVTRPYAERVSAWARLAEQLDFSLLDSLTREIGLDQAIGAADDLLAGRVRGRLVVATQES comes from the coding sequence ATGTTCAATGCCATCGTCATCGACAAAGCTGACCCCGCCAACCCCGGCGACAAATCCACGCGCAGCACCCTCACCCGGCTGGACGACGCCCAGCTGCCGCAAGGCGAAGTCACCGTACGCGTCGACTACAGCACCCTGAACTACAAGGACGCCCTGGCCATCACCGGCCGCAGCCCGATTGCCAGGATCCTGCCATTGGTCCCCGGCATCGACCTGGCCGGCATCGTCGAGCACAGCAGCGACCCGCGCTACGCGCCTGGCGACGCGGTACTGCTCAACGGCTGGGGCGTCGGCGAGAGCCACTGGGGCGGCCTGGCCGGCAAGGCCCGGGTCAAGGCCGACTGGCTGATCCCCCTGCCCGCGGGCATCAGCGCCCGCCAAGCCATGGCCATCGGCACGGCGGGCTACACCTCGATGCTCTGCATCATCGCCCTGGAACGTGCCGGTTTGCGGCCCCAGGCCGGGCCGGTGCTGGTCACCGGAGCCAATGGCGGCGTGGGCAGCATCGCCATTGCCCTGCTGGCGGCCGCTGGCTACCAGGTGATCGCCGCCACCGGCCGACCGCAGGAAAGCGAGCACCTGCAGCGCCTGGGCGCCAGTGAAGTGATCGACCGTGCCAGCCTGTCCGAGCCCGGACGGGCGCTGGGCAAGGAGCGCTGGGCGGCGGCGGTGGACTCGGTGGGCAGCCATACCCTGGCCAACGTCTGCGCCCAGACCCACAGCGACGGCTGGGTCGCCGCCTGCGGCCTGGCCCAGGGCATGGATTTCCCGGGTTCGGTGGCGCCTTTCATCCTGCGTGGCGTCAGCCTGCTGGGCATCAACAGCGTGACCCGCCCCTACGCCGAGCGGGTCAGTGCCTGGGCGCGCCTGGCCGAACAACTGGACTTCAGCCTGCTCGACAGCCTGACCCGGGAGATCGGCCTGGACCAGGCGATCGGCGCAGCGGATGACTTGCTGGCGGGAAGAGTGCGCGGGCGGTTGGTGGTGGCGACCCAGGAGAGCTGA
- a CDS encoding alpha/beta hydrolase: protein MQQITAGVLQIAYLDTGPVDGEPVVLLHGFPYDVHAFSAVAPRLTAAGRRCLIPCLRGYGDTRFLDPGTPRSGEQAALGADLLAFLDALNIPRATLAGYDWGGRAACVVAALWPERVSGLVSCGAGYNIQDIASAGQPQAPEAEHRLWYQYYLHGQRGYDGLAQNREAFCRLLWQLWSPSWNFSDEQYQASAAAFANPDFVDVVTHSYRHRFGLVPGDPAYAQIQAQLATQPMIGVPSVVLEGADDGVGPPSQEDRSARHFNGPYRRQVVAGVGHNFPQEAPQAFAEAILGLPG, encoded by the coding sequence ATGCAGCAGATCACCGCCGGCGTCTTGCAGATCGCCTACCTGGACACTGGGCCCGTCGACGGCGAACCGGTGGTGTTGTTGCACGGTTTCCCCTACGACGTGCATGCCTTCAGCGCCGTGGCGCCGCGCCTGACCGCAGCCGGGCGGCGCTGCCTGATCCCCTGCCTGCGCGGCTACGGCGACACCCGCTTCCTCGACCCCGGCACACCGCGCTCCGGCGAACAAGCAGCGTTGGGTGCCGACCTGCTGGCCTTTCTCGACGCCCTGAACATCCCTCGCGCGACCCTCGCCGGCTATGACTGGGGCGGCCGCGCTGCCTGCGTGGTGGCGGCGTTGTGGCCCGAGCGGGTCAGCGGGCTGGTCAGTTGCGGGGCGGGCTACAACATCCAGGACATCGCCAGCGCCGGCCAGCCGCAAGCGCCAGAGGCCGAGCATCGGCTCTGGTACCAGTACTACCTGCATGGCCAGCGCGGCTACGACGGCCTGGCACAGAACCGCGAAGCGTTCTGCCGACTGCTGTGGCAATTGTGGTCGCCGAGCTGGAATTTCAGCGACGAGCAATATCAGGCCAGCGCAGCCGCCTTCGCCAATCCGGATTTCGTCGACGTGGTCACCCACTCCTACCGCCATCGCTTCGGCCTGGTGCCCGGGGACCCGGCCTATGCGCAGATTCAGGCGCAACTGGCGACTCAACCGATGATAGGCGTACCCAGCGTAGTGCTCGAGGGCGCCGATGACGGCGTGGGCCCGCCTTCTCAGGAAGATCGCTCGGCGCGGCACTTCAACGGGCCCTATCGACGCCAGGTGGTGGCCGGGGTCGGCCACAATTTCCCTCAGGAAGCGCCGCAGGCGTTCGCCGAGGCGATTCTCGGGTTGCCAGGCTGA
- a CDS encoding 3-oxoacid CoA-transferase subunit A: protein MINKIFESVAAAVDGIADGSVIMVGGFGTAGMPSELVDGVIATGVRDLTIISNNAGNGDLGLAALLKAGSVRKVICSFPRQSDSYVFDELYRAGKVELEVVPQGNLAERIRAAGSGIGAFYSPTGFGTLLAEGKETRVIDGRNYVLEMPLHADVALIKAYKGDRWGNLVYRKAARNFGPIMAMAAKTAIAQVNEVVELGELDPEHIITPGIFVQRVVAVQSYPVAASTSSSAAV, encoded by the coding sequence TTGATCAACAAAATCTTTGAGTCCGTTGCCGCCGCCGTGGACGGCATCGCCGACGGTTCGGTCATCATGGTCGGTGGCTTCGGCACGGCCGGCATGCCGTCCGAACTGGTCGACGGGGTGATCGCCACCGGCGTGCGCGACCTGACCATCATCAGCAACAACGCCGGCAACGGCGACCTCGGCCTGGCCGCTTTACTCAAGGCCGGCAGCGTGCGCAAGGTCATCTGCTCGTTTCCGCGGCAGTCCGATTCCTACGTGTTCGACGAGCTCTATCGCGCCGGCAAGGTGGAACTGGAGGTCGTGCCCCAAGGCAACCTGGCCGAGCGCATCCGCGCGGCCGGCTCGGGCATCGGCGCGTTCTACTCGCCCACCGGTTTCGGCACGCTGCTGGCCGAAGGCAAGGAAACCCGGGTGATCGACGGGCGCAACTACGTACTGGAAATGCCGCTGCACGCCGACGTCGCGCTGATCAAGGCCTACAAAGGCGACCGCTGGGGCAACCTGGTGTACCGCAAGGCGGCGCGCAACTTCGGCCCGATCATGGCCATGGCGGCCAAGACCGCCATCGCGCAAGTCAACGAGGTGGTCGAACTGGGTGAACTGGACCCCGAGCACATCATCACCCCGGGCATCTTCGTCCAGCGCGTGGTGGCCGTACAGAGCTACCCGGTCGCTGCTTCAACCTCTTCGTCCGCCGCTGTCTGA
- a CDS encoding 3-oxoacid CoA-transferase subunit B, protein MTTVTKKLSRNEMAQRVAEDILEGAYVNLGIGVPTLVANYLGDKEVFLHSENGVLGMGPSPAAGEEDDDLINAGKQHVTLLTGGAFFHHADSFSMMRGGHIDIAVLGAFQVSVKGDLANWHTGAEGSIPAVGGAMDLATGARQVFVMMDHLTKTGESKLVPECTYPLTGIACVSRIYTDLAILDVTPDGLKVREIVADISFEALQELSGVPLLK, encoded by the coding sequence ATGACCACCGTCACCAAGAAACTCTCGCGCAATGAAATGGCCCAGCGCGTGGCCGAAGACATCCTCGAAGGCGCTTACGTCAACCTCGGTATCGGCGTGCCGACCCTGGTCGCCAACTACCTGGGCGACAAGGAAGTGTTCCTGCACAGCGAGAACGGTGTGCTCGGCATGGGCCCAAGCCCGGCGGCCGGCGAAGAGGACGACGACCTGATCAACGCTGGCAAGCAGCACGTGACCCTGCTCACCGGCGGCGCGTTCTTCCACCATGCCGACTCGTTCTCGATGATGCGCGGCGGCCATATCGACATCGCCGTGCTGGGCGCCTTCCAGGTCTCGGTGAAAGGCGACCTGGCCAACTGGCACACCGGTGCCGAGGGCTCGATCCCCGCGGTGGGCGGCGCCATGGACCTGGCCACCGGCGCGCGCCAGGTGTTCGTGATGATGGACCACCTGACCAAGACCGGCGAAAGCAAGCTGGTGCCCGAGTGCACCTACCCGCTGACCGGCATCGCCTGCGTCAGCCGCATCTACACCGACCTGGCGATACTCGACGTGACCCCGGACGGGCTGAAAGTCCGCGAGATCGTCGCCGACATCAGCTTCGAGGCGCTGCAGGAGTTGAGTGGCGTGCCATTGTTGAAATAA
- a CDS encoding cupin encodes MALITPASASFAAQTSPADVQTLMFQRNDWVPNNPTLPVLVYKQAIAVQGGDPAALFEQTFDHNGWPPQWRYGVFDYDHYHLKGHEVLGVYSGQARLMLGGPGGQEVQVRAGDVLLLPAGTGHCNLGSSADFSVVGAYPPGQQGDINRQAASAEQLAAIAGLPFPHSDPVLGTAGGVMRYWLKAPA; translated from the coding sequence ATGGCCTTGATCACCCCCGCCAGCGCCTCCTTCGCTGCCCAGACTTCGCCCGCTGACGTGCAGACCTTGATGTTTCAGCGCAATGACTGGGTGCCCAACAACCCAACCTTGCCGGTACTCGTCTACAAGCAGGCCATCGCCGTGCAGGGCGGCGACCCGGCGGCCCTGTTCGAACAGACTTTCGACCATAACGGCTGGCCGCCGCAATGGCGTTATGGCGTGTTCGACTACGACCACTACCACCTCAAGGGCCATGAAGTGCTCGGGGTCTACAGCGGTCAAGCGCGCCTGATGCTTGGCGGGCCGGGCGGCCAGGAGGTGCAAGTGCGCGCTGGCGATGTCCTCTTGCTGCCGGCGGGCACGGGCCATTGCAACCTCGGCAGCAGCGCCGACTTCTCGGTGGTCGGCGCCTATCCACCGGGACAGCAAGGTGACATCAACCGCCAGGCCGCGAGTGCCGAGCAACTGGCGGCCATCGCCGGCCTGCCCTTCCCGCACAGCGACCCGGTGCTTGGAACAGCCGGCGGCGTGATGCGTTACTGGCTCAAGGCGCCGGCTTGA